In Candidatus Methanomethylophilus alvi Mx1201, a genomic segment contains:
- the thyX gene encoding FAD-dependent thymidylate synthase — MIVRLLAHTPDADRICAAAAHSCYSEDSAADLLETVDPAKMLRHVIGMGHHSVIEHAVFTFSVEGVSRALTHQLVRHRIASFSQQSQRYVRLSEPTYVVPETVKRDPEAMKVYEETMDGIWDSYSKLIGMGIPAEDARYVLPNGCTTNITITMNARELLHFFSMRCCNRAQWEIREMADEMLRLCKEVSPVIFSDAGPACIRGPCPEGKKTCGHPRTDMKDHR; from the coding sequence ATGATAGTCAGATTGCTGGCACATACGCCGGATGCGGATAGGATATGTGCGGCCGCAGCACACTCGTGCTACTCGGAGGACTCCGCCGCAGACCTCTTGGAGACCGTGGATCCGGCCAAGATGCTCCGTCATGTAATAGGTATGGGGCACCATTCCGTAATCGAGCATGCCGTTTTCACCTTCTCCGTGGAAGGGGTCTCCCGTGCGCTCACCCATCAATTGGTGAGGCATAGGATCGCCTCGTTCTCGCAACAGTCCCAGAGGTATGTCAGGCTGTCCGAGCCGACATACGTGGTGCCGGAGACGGTGAAGAGGGACCCCGAGGCCATGAAGGTCTACGAGGAGACCATGGATGGGATCTGGGACTCCTATTCCAAGTTGATCGGCATGGGGATCCCGGCGGAGGATGCCAGATATGTCCTCCCCAACGGTTGCACCACCAACATAACGATAACGATGAACGCCCGCGAACTCCTTCATTTCTTCTCCATGAGGTGTTGCAACAGAGCCCAGTGGGAGATCAGGGAGATGGCGGACGAGATGCTGAGGCTCTGCAAGGAGGTCTCGCCCGTCATATTCTCCGATGCCGGACCCGCATGCATAAGGGGCCCCTGTCCCGAAGGAAAGAAGACCTGCGGGCATCCCCGTACGGATATGAAGGATCACCGCTGA
- a CDS encoding 30S ribosomal protein S17e has product MGRIRPTYIKRVSIELINKYPQAFNKDFDNNKEMVATLTDVQTVPMRNKIAGYITRYLSHPEA; this is encoded by the coding sequence ATGGGAAGAATAAGACCCACCTACATCAAGAGAGTATCCATCGAACTCATCAACAAATATCCTCAGGCGTTCAACAAGGATTTCGACAACAACAAGGAAATGGTCGCAACCCTTACCGACGTCCAGACCGTTCCGATGAGGAACAAGATCGCCGGATACATCACCCGCTACCTGTCTCATCCTGAGGCATGA
- a CDS encoding leucine-rich repeat protein, translating into MISRHPDDRTITMSGKYNEKYVEEYNAAIAAYNRGDYEKAAEFMPKAAKEGDEYAQMVLGKMYYLGKGVERSAKKAVKWWRKAADAGNESAAELLKWAERYGCPKNVEFLLTDCFVSGDFEYVVTGMDRRVAVSEYKGVSVKPVLKYKVEYGGETYYLTGIGGYAFDGSQIESVTIPEGVTTLGEACFEDQRELTKVVLPSSVTEIGTAAFEGCESLSKIDLGGTETIGDYAFEGCMCLKELILPESVRSIGKGAFQNCSSLKKVTIPCGVERLSKDVFRDCHSLKTVNVPDSLRHICFGAFENCAITTMELPAGVEKFTGGSFLGCVSLKTLTVAEGNIRYRSEKGMVYDDIDRKLVLCPAGKGANRVEVAPGTVSIGKCAFTKCTGLKEVVLPESLKKIGASAFVYCEDLENITFSEGLEEICYGAFAYCGSLRKIDVPDSLRKMGDYSLYETSVTDIRLPKGTDRSLVFGVDEDQR; encoded by the coding sequence TTGATAAGCCGACACCCCGATGACAGGACGATCACCATGTCCGGGAAGTACAACGAGAAGTATGTTGAAGAATACAATGCGGCCATTGCGGCATACAACCGCGGAGACTACGAGAAGGCGGCAGAATTCATGCCCAAGGCGGCGAAAGAAGGCGACGAATACGCCCAGATGGTCCTTGGGAAGATGTACTATCTCGGGAAGGGCGTGGAACGCTCCGCGAAGAAGGCCGTCAAATGGTGGAGGAAGGCGGCGGACGCCGGCAACGAAAGTGCCGCCGAGCTTCTGAAGTGGGCCGAAAGGTACGGCTGTCCGAAGAATGTGGAATTCCTCCTTACGGACTGTTTCGTAAGCGGGGACTTCGAGTATGTCGTTACCGGAATGGACAGGAGGGTGGCCGTCTCGGAATACAAGGGGGTTTCCGTCAAACCGGTCTTGAAGTACAAGGTGGAGTACGGAGGGGAGACGTATTACCTCACCGGCATAGGGGGTTATGCGTTCGACGGTTCCCAAATCGAGAGCGTAACGATACCCGAGGGGGTGACGACACTTGGAGAGGCCTGTTTCGAAGACCAGCGGGAGCTGACGAAGGTCGTCCTGCCTTCGTCTGTGACCGAGATCGGGACCGCCGCGTTCGAGGGCTGCGAATCCCTTTCCAAGATAGATCTCGGCGGAACGGAGACCATAGGGGATTATGCGTTCGAGGGCTGCATGTGCCTGAAGGAGCTGATACTTCCAGAAAGTGTCAGGAGCATCGGAAAGGGAGCTTTCCAGAACTGCTCCTCCCTGAAGAAGGTGACGATCCCCTGCGGCGTGGAACGTCTGTCCAAGGACGTCTTCAGAGACTGCCACTCCTTGAAGACCGTTAATGTGCCAGACTCCCTCAGGCATATATGTTTCGGAGCCTTCGAGAACTGCGCCATCACGACCATGGAGCTGCCTGCGGGCGTAGAAAAGTTCACCGGAGGGTCGTTCCTCGGATGCGTATCCCTGAAGACGTTGACAGTGGCGGAAGGCAACATCAGATACCGCTCGGAAAAGGGGATGGTCTACGACGATATCGACAGGAAACTCGTACTGTGTCCTGCAGGCAAAGGTGCGAACCGTGTGGAAGTGGCCCCCGGGACCGTATCCATAGGTAAATGCGCATTCACCAAATGCACAGGCCTGAAAGAGGTCGTCCTCCCCGAGAGTCTCAAGAAGATCGGGGCATCCGCATTCGTATACTGCGAAGACCTCGAAAATATAACCTTCTCCGAAGGACTCGAGGAGATCTGCTACGGTGCGTTCGCATACTGCGGATCCCTGAGGAAGATCGATGTGCCAGACTCTCTGAGGAAGATGGGGGATTATTCCCTGTACGAAACCTCCGTGACCGACATCCGTCTGCCCAAAGGAACCGACAGGTCCCTGGTCTTCGGAGTCGACGAGGATCAGCGGTGA
- a CDS encoding TraB/GumN family protein: MLTIIGTGHVFNISDPISFIVRQCWPQAVCVELDDMRYHALTGDKEALRKDLEARGIDPDASKEERLKQTNAAYQQSAKYQEKMSAQNKSTAGADMVAAIGAGKSCDAEIFCIDKDASATMDRMWTQMGRGERMRYRLSGISDSIFGKRKVDRTQKDYSKDQAAYIEEMRKRYPTMVRVLIDERNEFMASKIKEVCATHDRVVVVVGDGHVDGLLKLLPEEGRRVVRLVELMDPERVKQLKTQYWEGVEE; the protein is encoded by the coding sequence ATGCTTACGATAATCGGGACAGGACACGTCTTCAACATCTCGGACCCCATCTCGTTCATCGTCAGACAGTGCTGGCCTCAGGCCGTTTGTGTGGAACTGGACGATATGAGGTACCATGCCCTCACCGGTGACAAGGAGGCCCTCAGGAAGGACCTGGAGGCCAGAGGGATCGATCCGGACGCTTCCAAGGAGGAGAGGCTCAAGCAGACCAACGCCGCCTACCAGCAGTCGGCGAAATACCAGGAGAAGATGTCCGCACAGAACAAGAGCACCGCAGGAGCAGACATGGTGGCCGCCATCGGTGCCGGCAAGTCGTGCGATGCGGAGATATTCTGCATAGACAAGGACGCATCCGCCACCATGGACCGCATGTGGACCCAGATGGGCCGCGGGGAGAGGATGCGCTACAGGCTGTCCGGGATATCGGACAGCATCTTCGGGAAGAGGAAGGTGGACAGGACCCAGAAGGACTATTCCAAGGACCAGGCCGCCTATATCGAGGAGATGAGGAAGAGGTATCCGACCATGGTGAGGGTCCTCATCGACGAAAGGAACGAATTCATGGCCTCCAAGATAAAGGAGGTCTGTGCCACGCATGACAGGGTGGTCGTGGTGGTGGGGGACGGTCATGTGGACGGTCTTTTGAAACTTCTGCCGGAGGAAGGCAGAAGGGTCGTCAGACTCGTGGAACTCATGGATCCCGAACGCGTCAAGCAGCTGAAGACCCAGTATTGGGAAGGTGTCGAAGAATGA